A single window of Sporosarcina sp. FSL W7-1349 DNA harbors:
- a CDS encoding MinD/ParA family protein codes for MRDQAESLRMKMLKSQGELARSVAIVSGKGGVGKSNFSTNFAYALSMKGKKVIIVDMDIGMGNVHILLGASPAYNLKDYLIGTKRLDEVMNEVPEGLTFISGGSGMDSVMEWSEEMFVRLLEAFEYLQKEFDVILFDMGAGATQRSIELLLSVDEIIVISTTEPTSITDAYSMMKFISLKDPEKSFHIVSNRVGKGEDGTETTSRLQFAMRKFLQVETKVLGYLPEDPLVHKAVVAQKPFLLLYPNAPVSRRMKLIADAFADPQIAMDSRKGEGFLNKLRKMFTKGSG; via the coding sequence ATGCGTGATCAGGCCGAGTCGTTGCGGATGAAAATGCTTAAATCCCAAGGAGAATTGGCTCGCTCCGTCGCCATCGTCAGTGGAAAAGGAGGAGTGGGAAAATCCAATTTCTCTACGAATTTCGCTTACGCTTTATCGATGAAAGGGAAAAAAGTGATAATTGTTGATATGGATATCGGAATGGGAAATGTCCATATTTTGCTCGGTGCCTCTCCCGCTTATAATTTAAAGGACTATTTAATCGGAACAAAGCGTTTGGACGAAGTCATGAATGAAGTGCCTGAAGGGTTGACTTTCATATCCGGCGGTTCTGGCATGGATTCTGTCATGGAATGGTCGGAGGAGATGTTTGTCCGTCTTTTGGAGGCGTTCGAATATTTACAGAAGGAATTCGATGTCATCCTGTTCGATATGGGGGCGGGCGCTACGCAGCGCTCCATCGAGTTGCTGCTATCCGTCGATGAAATCATCGTCATCTCAACGACCGAACCGACGTCGATTACAGATGCGTATTCCATGATGAAATTCATCTCCTTAAAGGATCCCGAGAAATCGTTCCACATTGTCAGCAACCGTGTCGGCAAAGGAGAGGATGGCACGGAAACGACTTCCCGACTCCAGTTTGCTATGCGGAAATTCTTACAAGTGGAGACGAAAGTGTTGGGTTATTTACCGGAAGATCCGCTTGTCCATAAAGCGGTCGTTGCCCAGAAGCCGTTCCTGTTGCTCTATCCGAACGCCCCAGTTTCCAGGCGGATGAAGTTGATTGCGGATGCGTTTGCCGATCCGCAGATAGCCATGGATTCCCGGAAAGGGGAGGGCTTCCTCAATAAATTGAGAAAGATGTTTACGAAGGGAAGTGGATGA
- the flhA gene encoding flagellar biosynthesis protein FlhA, which produces MRFRDIGVLGAVIMIVAMLVIPLPPWLLSFLIIINITLALLVLLTSMNMQEALQFSIFPSLLLLLTLFRLGLNVSTTRAILSNGDAGGVVETFGTFVTGGNVIVGLVVFVILIIIQFIVITKGAERVSEVAARFTLDAMPGKQMSIDADLNAGMISETEARMRREKVSNEADFYGAMDGATKFVKGDAIAGIIIVIINLLVGMIIGVAQMGLPFAEAATLFSQLTVGDGIVSQVPALLISTATGIVVTRAASEGNLGSDITNQLLGQPKLLYIAAGTVFLLGLATPINDILTVPIAGALAAGAFFMSRKVEEDPEELLEMEEDVETEGLKSPENVVNLLNVDPIEFEFGYGLIPLVDATQGGDLLDRVVMIRRQLAVELGLVIPVVRIRDNIQLQPNEYRIKIKGNEMARGELLLDHYLAMSPGGDDSVEGIDTVEPSFGLPAKWITEEVKEEAEILGYTVVDPPSVVSTHLTEVIRANAADLLGRQETKQLVDHVRETYPILLDELTPTPLSIGEIQKVLAKLLSENVSIRNLPIIFETLADYSKYTSDVDLLTEYARQSLARQITAQFASSGDSLKVLTVSGKVEKLIADNIQQTEQGNYLSIDPQHSQEILESIAREVERVALLDQSPVILCSPAVRMYLRQITGRYFPQIPILSYNELEATIEVQSVGVVDI; this is translated from the coding sequence ATGCGGTTCAGAGATATAGGTGTACTCGGGGCGGTCATTATGATCGTTGCGATGCTTGTCATCCCGCTACCCCCTTGGCTTCTCAGCTTTTTGATCATCATCAATATTACCCTTGCGCTGCTCGTATTGTTGACGTCTATGAATATGCAGGAAGCGTTGCAGTTTTCCATATTCCCGTCTTTGCTCCTCTTGTTGACGTTGTTCCGTCTTGGATTGAACGTTTCCACAACGAGAGCGATTCTCAGCAACGGGGATGCGGGTGGCGTCGTTGAGACGTTTGGGACATTCGTTACAGGCGGCAATGTCATTGTCGGTCTCGTCGTCTTCGTTATCCTCATCATCATCCAGTTTATCGTCATTACAAAAGGGGCGGAGCGGGTGTCGGAAGTTGCGGCCCGATTCACTCTCGATGCAATGCCGGGGAAACAGATGAGTATTGATGCGGATTTGAATGCCGGCATGATTTCCGAAACGGAAGCACGGATGCGCCGTGAAAAAGTTAGTAATGAGGCGGATTTCTACGGGGCAATGGATGGGGCGACAAAATTCGTTAAAGGGGATGCCATCGCGGGGATCATCATCGTCATCATCAACCTTCTTGTCGGGATGATCATCGGGGTTGCCCAGATGGGACTTCCCTTCGCGGAAGCCGCGACGCTCTTTTCCCAATTGACGGTCGGTGACGGGATCGTTTCCCAAGTGCCAGCTCTCTTAATTTCAACTGCCACGGGTATTGTCGTGACGCGTGCGGCTTCGGAAGGGAATTTGGGAAGCGATATTACGAACCAGCTTCTCGGTCAGCCGAAATTATTATATATCGCTGCGGGCACCGTATTCCTACTTGGGTTAGCCACGCCGATCAATGACATTCTGACAGTGCCGATCGCCGGTGCGTTGGCAGCAGGGGCATTCTTCATGTCCCGCAAAGTGGAAGAGGATCCAGAGGAACTGTTGGAAATGGAAGAAGATGTGGAAACGGAAGGATTGAAAAGCCCCGAAAACGTCGTCAATCTGCTGAATGTCGATCCGATTGAGTTTGAGTTCGGTTACGGCCTCATCCCGCTCGTCGACGCGACGCAGGGCGGTGACTTGCTCGACCGGGTTGTTATGATTCGTCGGCAATTGGCTGTCGAGCTTGGCTTGGTCATTCCGGTTGTCCGGATCCGGGACAATATACAACTGCAGCCGAATGAGTATCGCATCAAGATTAAGGGAAATGAAATGGCAAGAGGGGAGCTTCTCCTCGATCATTATCTTGCTATGAGTCCGGGTGGCGATGATTCGGTGGAAGGAATCGATACGGTCGAGCCATCGTTCGGCCTTCCGGCAAAATGGATTACCGAAGAAGTGAAGGAAGAGGCCGAAATCCTTGGTTATACGGTTGTCGATCCGCCAAGCGTCGTTTCGACCCATTTGACTGAAGTGATCCGTGCCAATGCGGCGGACCTGCTCGGACGTCAGGAAACGAAGCAGCTGGTCGACCATGTCCGTGAAACGTATCCGATTCTTCTGGACGAGCTGACGCCGACGCCGTTGTCAATTGGGGAGATACAAAAGGTGCTCGCGAAGTTGCTGAGCGAAAATGTGTCCATCCGGAATTTGCCGATTATCTTCGAGACGCTCGCCGACTATTCGAAATATACGTCCGATGTCGACCTATTGACAGAATACGCGCGGCAATCGCTGGCAAGACAAATTACGGCCCAATTTGCATCCTCTGGAGACTCATTGAAAGTATTGACGGTTTCAGGCAAGGTGGAAAAGCTGATCGCCGACAATATCCAGCAGACGGAGCAAGGCAATTATCTATCGATCGATCCACAGCATTCTCAAGAAATTTTGGAATCCATTGCGAGGGAAGTGGAGCGAGTCGCATTGCTGGATCAATCGCCGGTCATCCTCTGCTCTCCGGCGGTACGGATGTATTTACGGCAGATTACGGGAAGATATTTTCCTCAAATCCCGATTTTGTCATACAATGAACTGGAAGCTACCATAGAAGTCCAGAGTGTCGGGGTGGTGGACATTTGA
- the flhF gene encoding flagellar biosynthesis protein FlhF — MKMKKYSAETMVEAMKKVRNDFGDDAIILSSNVVKTKGFLGLFKKTSVEVVAGFDEPASPSPERFPDLPVQISEEKEDKTALELKKEMNEMKKMLHAMQQSTVHSQLPDELKPLLSHLERQGLAQGLVARLGEQLFSRIKAEKKDFTFEEQLGFIKGQLEQDLDGLPFGGISFDKKYINVLGPTGVGKTTTIAKIAARALLEKKRKIGFITTDTYRIAAIEQLRTYANLLQAPVEIAYNSEDFEAALEKLRDRDLIFIDTAGRNYKDSKFVDDLKRLINFTLDMESFLVLSMTSKEEDMKVIVEQFNSFPIEKFIFTKVDETGSIGSMFNLMLEYRIGTAYITDGQEVPEDISEANREKLITLLLEGAAHA; from the coding sequence ATGAAAATGAAAAAATATAGTGCCGAAACGATGGTGGAGGCCATGAAGAAAGTCCGCAATGATTTCGGAGACGATGCGATCATTCTCAGTTCGAATGTCGTGAAGACGAAAGGCTTCCTCGGCCTGTTCAAAAAGACTTCCGTCGAGGTAGTTGCGGGTTTTGACGAACCTGCGAGCCCGTCTCCGGAGCGGTTTCCGGATCTACCTGTCCAAATCAGCGAGGAAAAAGAGGATAAAACCGCCCTCGAATTGAAGAAAGAAATGAATGAAATGAAAAAAATGCTCCATGCGATGCAACAATCCACAGTCCATTCCCAATTGCCGGATGAGCTGAAACCGCTCCTCTCCCACTTGGAGAGGCAGGGGCTGGCGCAAGGACTGGTCGCCCGCCTGGGAGAACAGCTATTTAGCCGGATAAAAGCGGAAAAGAAAGACTTCACTTTTGAAGAACAATTGGGCTTCATCAAGGGGCAGTTGGAACAGGATTTGGACGGCTTGCCGTTCGGCGGCATTTCATTTGATAAAAAATATATTAACGTGCTTGGTCCCACAGGTGTCGGAAAAACGACGACTATCGCAAAAATTGCTGCGCGGGCACTGCTTGAGAAAAAGAGGAAAATCGGTTTTATCACGACAGATACATACCGGATTGCGGCCATTGAACAGTTGAGGACGTATGCCAATCTGTTGCAGGCACCGGTTGAAATTGCATATAACAGCGAGGATTTCGAGGCAGCGCTTGAGAAATTACGGGACCGAGATCTCATTTTCATTGACACGGCAGGGCGCAACTACAAAGATTCGAAGTTTGTAGATGATTTGAAGCGGCTGATCAATTTCACGCTGGATATGGAATCCTTCCTCGTCCTTTCCATGACTTCCAAGGAAGAGGACATGAAAGTCATTGTGGAACAATTCAACTCATTTCCCATCGAGAAATTCATTTTCACAAAAGTGGACGAGACGGGCTCGATCGGCTCGATGTTCAATTTGATGCTAGAATACCGGATCGGGACCGCCTATATAACGGACGGACAAGAAGTTCCGGAAGATATATCGGAGGCCAACAGGGAAAAGCTGATCACCTTGCTGTTGGAGGGGGCTGCTCATGCGTGA